One genomic segment of Drosophila melanogaster chromosome 3L includes these proteins:
- the CG14835 gene encoding uncharacterized protein, producing MDYSYSIGSKSPVFISKCAPYNFLREYRLGCDCKNIPAVTLVKEARNAWHALSDQEQSLFEEVPYLMAQFGPSIESAMRLTVNVLSPQQVTVQRTRSDVQSSKRRICRGNAKTHRKKRQQKMGATSRKRSPGIGSTRCTRYTSQFHWENPPL from the coding sequence ATGGACTACAGCTATAGCATTGGCTCCAAGTCGCCAGTGTTCATCAGCAAATGTGCCCCGTACAACTTTCTGCGGGAATACCGCCTAGGCTGCGATTGTAAGAATATACCAGCTGTCACACTGGTTAAGGAAGCCCGCAACGCTTGGCACGCACTCAGTGACCAGGAGCAGTCCTTGTTCGAGGAAGTCCCCTATTTGATGGCCCAATTCGGACCATCCATCGAGTCGGCAATGAGGTTAACCGTCAATGTCCTGTCGCCTCAGCAGGTCACAGTGCAAAGGACGCGCTCTGATGTTCAGTCAAGTAAGCGTAGAATCTGTCGTGGAAATGCCAAGACGCATAGGAAGAAGCGGCAGCAGAAGATGGGTGCAACGAGCCGGAAGCGAAGTCCAGGGATTGGAAGTACCAGGTGTACCAGGTATACATCCCAATTTCACTGGGAAAACCCGCCTCTTTAA